One window of Brevibacterium pigmentatum genomic DNA carries:
- a CDS encoding S1 family peptidase produces the protein MQKKLVQSSLAISAAAALGLSGALVASPAMADKAPQKLNVQSEAHVQKALSGVEGVNAYGTEGGELSIGVAKKTDEIKKLEKKYQNIKVTEGIKELKPYAKNDLVGGAGYLVKAGEGGGVCSTGFSGWDGDGKPVVLTAGHCSKIINEDTNEFDGDTTVDQTEKPSISQANGGEGFQASGNGVVGKWGFANFGGDLLEGADQNEWPKPSESDIDFAVINVDESKYNVKNGITDWSTADSDDLSKSTTEITEVGEHKDGAISKSGRTTGKTEGKVLPRSEYDFDYQNVGGRWVHGFGVTAPIDKPFSQPGDSGGGVYQGNTAVGVISGGGDLDANTSFTWVADLDHSLEESGTDFNLEKPGEETPEAPAAPKAEDQTIESEGKVKGKAEAGAEVEVKWEAAEGEKGTQAKPQAENGSETVTADKDGNFSVEGPKAEGDYNVTATAIVDGQESKTTEFDVTVEKDESETPAPAEREISIDPKQIAASDFVKEDNGVTITVKGFDEGEKVTLEVANGPEGVEGIKLDETANENGAAAFSIYGTSAENPEAYLGKYDVEVTGDNDTEDESALTGSFEVVADEDGSGGGSGGDDDGNNDDGNADGGAGDGNDDDGNGDGGSDLPRTGAELTGLAAGAGLLLVGGTAVVLTMRRKNNN, from the coding sequence ATGCAGAAGAAACTCGTGCAGAGTTCGCTGGCGATCAGCGCCGCAGCTGCGCTGGGCCTGAGCGGCGCACTCGTCGCCTCGCCGGCGATGGCTGACAAGGCTCCGCAGAAGCTGAACGTTCAGAGTGAAGCTCACGTTCAGAAGGCACTGTCCGGCGTCGAAGGCGTCAACGCCTACGGCACCGAGGGCGGCGAGCTGAGCATCGGTGTTGCCAAGAAGACCGACGAGATCAAGAAGCTCGAAAAGAAGTACCAGAACATCAAGGTCACCGAGGGCATCAAGGAACTGAAGCCCTACGCGAAGAACGACCTCGTCGGCGGTGCCGGCTACCTCGTCAAGGCCGGCGAGGGTGGCGGAGTCTGCTCGACCGGATTCTCCGGCTGGGACGGTGACGGCAAGCCCGTCGTCCTCACCGCCGGACACTGCTCAAAGATCATCAACGAAGACACCAACGAGTTCGACGGCGACACCACGGTCGACCAGACCGAGAAGCCTTCGATCTCCCAGGCCAATGGCGGAGAAGGCTTCCAGGCCTCCGGCAACGGCGTCGTCGGCAAGTGGGGCTTCGCCAACTTCGGCGGCGACCTGCTCGAAGGCGCAGACCAGAACGAGTGGCCCAAGCCCAGCGAGTCCGACATCGACTTCGCAGTGATCAACGTCGACGAGTCGAAGTACAACGTCAAGAACGGCATCACCGATTGGTCGACCGCCGATTCGGACGACCTGTCCAAGTCGACCACCGAGATCACCGAGGTCGGCGAGCATAAGGACGGTGCCATCAGCAAGTCCGGTCGCACCACCGGTAAGACCGAGGGCAAGGTTCTGCCGCGCTCGGAATACGACTTCGACTACCAGAACGTCGGCGGACGCTGGGTCCACGGATTCGGCGTGACCGCTCCGATCGACAAGCCATTCTCGCAGCCGGGCGACTCCGGCGGCGGCGTCTACCAGGGCAACACCGCTGTGGGTGTCATCTCCGGCGGCGGCGACCTCGACGCGAACACCTCGTTCACCTGGGTTGCCGACCTGGACCACTCGCTCGAGGAGTCCGGCACGGACTTCAACCTTGAGAAGCCGGGCGAGGAGACCCCGGAGGCTCCTGCCGCTCCGAAGGCCGAAGACCAGACGATTGAGTCCGAGGGCAAGGTCAAGGGCAAGGCTGAGGCCGGTGCCGAGGTCGAGGTCAAGTGGGAAGCCGCTGAAGGCGAAAAGGGCACCCAGGCAAAGCCGCAGGCCGAGAACGGTTCTGAGACCGTCACGGCTGACAAGGACGGAAACTTCTCCGTCGAAGGCCCCAAGGCCGAAGGCGACTACAACGTCACCGCGACGGCGATCGTCGATGGACAGGAATCCAAGACGACCGAATTCGACGTGACCGTTGAGAAGGACGAGTCCGAGACCCCTGCTCCTGCCGAGCGTGAGATCAGCATCGATCCCAAGCAGATCGCCGCTTCCGACTTCGTGAAGGAAGACAACGGCGTGACGATCACGGTCAAGGGCTTCGACGAGGGTGAGAAGGTGACCCTCGAGGTTGCCAACGGTCCCGAAGGCGTCGAAGGCATCAAGCTGGACGAGACCGCAAACGAGAACGGCGCTGCCGCATTCTCGATCTACGGCACCAGCGCCGAGAACCCCGAGGCGTACCTCGGTAAGTACGACGTCGAGGTCACCGGCGACAACGACACCGAGGATGAGTCGGCACTGACCGGTTCCTTCGAGGTTGTCGCTGACGAAGACGGATCCGGTGGCGGATCCGGCGGAGATGACGACGGCAACAACGACGACGGCAATGCCGATGGCGGAGCCGGCGACGGAAACGACGATGACGGAAACGGTGACGGCGGTTCTGACCTGCCTCGCACCGGTGCCGAGCTGACCGGCCTCGCTGCCGGAGCCGGACTGCTCCTCGTGGGCGGAACCGCGGTCGTTTTGACGATGCGTCGCAAGAACAACAACTGA